Proteins encoded by one window of Musa acuminata AAA Group cultivar baxijiao chromosome BXJ2-9, Cavendish_Baxijiao_AAA, whole genome shotgun sequence:
- the LOC103998088 gene encoding uncharacterized protein LOC103998088: protein MDAKLEMEEFGNREEIRLLVDDDDGLASSCSPAAALCLCRICHEEEEERNTSMESPCGCSGTLKFAHRECIQRWCDEKGSNVCEICLEKFEPGYTIPEKKALIDVGVTIRGSLEVPRLNYDPRNPEFVADDDAGSDRAECSPASRRRASYCRSIVLLLMMILLMRNLIAVITVGDDRYAFTILTVFLLRASGILLPFYLVMRFVSAFQEAHRQDQLHMENTGRLGWEEEEEEEEHRIHIRF, encoded by the exons ATGGACGCAAAGCTAGAGATGGAGGAGTTTGGGAACAGAGAGGAGATTCGATTGCTCGTGGATGATGACGATGGGTTGGCTTCCTCTTGTTCTCCTGCCGCTGCCTTGTGCCTCTGCAGGATTTGccatgaggaggaggaagagaggaacACGAGCATGGAATCCCCCTGTGGCTGTTCTGGGACCCTAAAG TTTGCTCACAGGGAATGCATCCAGAGATGGTGCGACGAGAAGGGGAGCAACGTTTGCGAGATTTGCCTCGAG AAATTTGAACCTGGATATACCATCCCTGAGAAGAAGGCCTTGATCGATGTGGGAGTGACCATCAG AGGAAGCTTGGAGGTCCCCAGGCTCAATTACGACCCCCGTAACCCGGAGTTCGTCGCGGACGACGATGCCGGCTCTGATCGCGCCGAGTGCTCTCCCGCGTCGCGTCGACGCGCTTCCTACTGTCGATCGATCGTGCTCCTG CTCATGATGATCTTACTGATGAGAAATCTCATCGCGGTGATCACGGTCGGGGACGATCGCTACGCATTCACCATCCTCACT GTGTTCCTGCTGAGAGCCAGTGGAATCCTGTTGCCATTCTACTTGGTGATGCGGTTCGTTTCTGCGTTCCAGGAAGCACACCGGCAGGATCAGCTCCAT ATGGAAAATACTGGTAGATTGGgatgggaagaagaggaggaggaggaggagcacagAATCCATATACGCTTCTGA